Sequence from the Temnothorax longispinosus isolate EJ_2023e chromosome 6, Tlon_JGU_v1, whole genome shotgun sequence genome:
CGTTTTCATGAAAGATCGACGCTCGATGCTGTGTGCGCGGTCAATGTATGTacacaaaatgcattaaatacatacatacatacatgcaacACAAACACATACGGAGTACGGACCATCAGATCAAGTATGGATGTTTATCGtatgattgattgattggCTAAATTTTTCAACTATCGCAATGCAAAGTCATTATATCTATACCAAGTTGTACGGATTCGTGCATTTTGTTATGCATTGCGTTCGAATGCGTCTTGGCGTACTTGATCGCTTTTTATTCCACAAGTAGTGAGTGACCGAAGAAGCATGAATGCACGTAATATGAACTGGTTGTCTTCAGCAGAAGGAGAATCTTTGGTCCATCACTTCTACGTGACGTCTTCTAAAAAGAGAAGATTCTATGGTGCTATATCTATTTGTACTAATTAggtatacaatatacaaaatgcacatttattttctttcatcagtttactgtttttatatgttattcaGGCATTCTGGAGAGACCGTCGTTGCCTTCTTCCATCGAGGAGGTCACTTACAAGATCTTCGTGATAGGCAGGTCTGGCGTGGGAAAGACTTCAGTGGTAGCGAGACTCGCAGGAATCCTCGACTCCAACGGTTACACGGAAACCAGTGGgataagaaaaacaaatgttttttgGCCTGTAAAAATCTGGGATAAAGTCGTTTTGTTTAAACTGCAATTCTGGGACACCTCGGAGagtagtataaaaaaatacacgcaTATTTTGCCAGTATGTGTGAGAAGCATTCATGTCAATACAACTTCTTCTTCAATAtacgtacattttattaaaaagatgtgTAAACGATACGATACATTTTTCACACAGGTATGCAAAGATAAAGTTGATGCGATTTGTTCAGTGTTTTCCTTTGACGATGCGTCGAGCTTCAATGACATTCCATACTTGATGAACACAATGACCACGATAAAAGGAAAACCAGCAAACATAGTGATTGGCACAAAGTAGAGTGTCGTTACTCGATGACGTGCAGTATCGTAAAATGGAATGGAGATTCGGATAATGATCCAACTTTTTGCAGGTTCAAACCTTGGTCAAGCTCCACGATAGATGAAGTACAAATTAAAGATGTCGAAGACAAGTGGAACGTTAAGGTGATCAAGATTGATGCCAGCAATGTGTCAGTAAGATCCGAAATGATTGATTGCTCGTATCAATTGAATGctatttgtaacattttatgGAATAGAGATAAAGAGTTTATATCTAAACTGATGGGACAAGTTTAATAACTACAAACAGATGTATTTTTCtacgttttatacaaaataaaagcacataaaaagagagagagagagagatatcaaTCGTCGAACGTGTTTATTAAACCTTAGATTTTGTTGGCTGTATCCTCAATTACGTACAGTTGCAAATTTAAACAATCAGTTTTAATATCTTTCAGtggtaatatatttttatcaatcatCTCTACTGCATCATCTTTAATAATCCATGGAAAATCTTCACATTTTGGATTTTCGCTTAGAATGATGTGTGCAGTTTCATATGTTTGAATTTCGATAGAAAAGATTGACGTGTCTGGGATGGGTCTCAAGTATGTATCACacattgataattttaaacagaCTGTCTTCAGTGCTTCTTCtgttttcaaataatatgGATCTCTccttaaaatagaaaagacgtaataaatgattaaaatcgaataatagatatatatttattatcgatcAACGTACTCTGTAAGCTGTGCCTGCAGTTTAACCATATCAAAgacatatttttctatcgGCAACTTGTTTTTGTTGTAGAAGGTAAGCGTGATGGCTTTAACGCTCTTTTCATCTTCCTTTATCAATTCCTTGATTGCCGTCAGaacatttgataaatattcattCACCTCTGGATGTTCCGATACATATATCGTAATTccatatatctttttcttaacaaaaatttccttGGGATAGATTTTgcggaaaaataatatgtgatTAAACGCT
This genomic interval carries:
- the LOC139814179 gene encoding ciliogenesis and planar polarity effector 2, which produces MNARNMNWLSSAEGESLVHHFYVTSSKKRRFYGILERPSLPSSIEEVTYKIFVIGRSGVGKTSVVARLAGILDSNGYTETSGIRKTNVFWPVKIWDKVVLFKLQFWDTSESSIKKYTHILPVCKDKVDAICSVFSFDDASSFNDIPYLMNTMTTIKGKPANIVIGTKFKPWSSSTIDEVQIKDVEDKWNVKVIKIDASNVSVRSEMIDCSYQLNAICNILWNRDKEFISKLMGQV
- the Polz2 gene encoding mitotic spindle assembly checkpoint protein MAD2B gives rise to the protein MSQDKIVGVDILLEFLEVAFNHILFFRKIYPKEIFVKKKIYGITIYVSEHPEVNEYLSNVLTAIKELIKEDEKSVKAITLTFYNKNKLPIEKYVFDMVKLQAQLTERDPYYLKTEEALKTVCLKLSMCDTYLRPIPDTSIFSIEIQTYETAHIILSENPKCEDFPWIIKDDAVEMIDKNILPLKDIKTDCLNLQLYVIEDTANKI